A single Asterias rubens chromosome 13, eAstRub1.3, whole genome shotgun sequence DNA region contains:
- the LOC117298921 gene encoding conserved oligomeric Golgi complex subunit 3-like isoform X2 has product MADTVRLFSAKIMREKLSCWDRKEDPKAPLSDAQKDSFMDLTASVSNRPLPIELPLDEPGSFTQQLSMSTSHIPSAGGDVLSDGFESLGMKEDKIENAQQFFAWFNKVESKMDHDEEISYRCYCDQLKDYRDQCDKVLDEVSDALTHLEELQKQYVHVSTKTNALHEACEESLQDQTSLVNKAETISGRLSYFNELERINQKLSSPTFSVTSESFVPMLTKLDECIAHISVNPQYKETEVYQAKFKHCLSKALTVVRSSVFNILHNATQQVVPTKESPVAPSDNAFTLFYGKFRSNAPKVKGMMEQIELRLDKSPEYQTLLDDCHNFYLAKRHQLLAPSITAAVKELAAKHIRDHCALVRSGCAFMVHVCEDEYQLFFHFFSRQTDKLDAMLEGLCMSLYDVLRPLIIHINHLETLAELCSILKIEMLQDHVQTNPDELKAFEMVNRQMLEDVQERLVYRASIYVQTDILAYKPAPGDLAYPEKLEMMESISESIKEKEREKVLSRRSSASSLGSATSQEVAALSGIDPASPPQGDQPAQQENVNGATPQRSLSRSSSQMIQHSTNLSPADLHGMWYPTVRRTLVCLSKLYRCIDKAIFQGLSQETLLSCIQSLVVAEIGIQKRKTELDGLLFLIKHLLILREQIAPFQVEFSIKETALDFSTMKVAAYSFLGKRSRMLSFNTNNAFLEFLFEGAPNVTEHFLDSKKDVDTQLKKTCERFIKLVADSLVSELYSFLTKATVITSMNKQDEAPQASLRKQPFATAEKVHEVVGATYRQVKSRLPAMFRSMSLYLANKDTEYILFRPVKGNIQQAYQQLEAIVKENYTEEDQQIIGCPSMEQVNLLLSAAV; this is encoded by the exons ATGGCGGACACCGTGAGACTGTTTAGTGCGAAAATAATGCGAGAGAAACTGAGTTGTTGGGACAGAAAAGAAGACCCTAAAGCTCCTTTAAGTGATGCACAGAAAGACAGCTTCATGGACCTCACAGCCAGTGTTTCAAACCGGCCGTTGCCCATCGAg TTGCCCTTGGACGAACCTGGAAGCTTTACCCAGCAGCTCTCAATGTCAACATCCCATATTCCTTCAGCTGGAGGCGACGTCTTGTCCGATGGATTTGAATCACTCGGCATGAAAGAGGACAAAATTGAAAATGCACAGCAG TTCTTCGCCTGGTTCAACAAAGTGGAAAGCAAAATGGATCACGACGAAGAGATATCGTACAG ATGTTACTGCGATCAGTTGAAGGACTATCGAGACCAATGTGACAAAGTTCTTGATGAGGTCTCAGATGCTCTGACCCACCTAGAGGAGCTGCAGAAACAGTACGTCCACGTATCAACGAAGACCAACGCACTTCATGAGGCGTGCGAGGAGTCTTTACAAGACCAG ACGTCACTTGTAAACAAGGCAGAGACAATCAGTGGCAGATTGTCGTACTTCAACGAACTTGAAAGAATCAATCAG AAATTAAGTTCGCCCACCTTCTCTGTGACCAGCGAATCGTTTGTTCCCATGTTGACGAAACTGGATGAATGCATCGCTCATATCTCGGTCAAT CCCCAGTATAAGGAGACTGAAGTTTACCAGGCGAAGTTCAAGCACTGCCTCTCCAAAGCCTTAACTGTAGTCAGGTCCTCTGTTTTTAACATTCTACATAACGCCACACAGCAGGTTGTGCCAACCAAG GAATCCCCTGTAGCACCCTCTGATAATGCCTTCACTCTATTTTATGGTAAATTTCGGAGTAACGCGCCTAAGGTAAAAGGAATGATGGAACAGATCGAGTTGAGGCTGGACAAGAGCCCAGA GTACCAGACATTACTAGACGACTGCCATAATTTTTATCTAGCGAAACGTCATCAGCTTCTAGCACCAAGCATCACAGCAGCCGTCAAAGAGTTGGCTGCTAAGCACATCAGAGACCACTGTGCGCTG GTGCGTAGCGGTTGTGCATTCATGGTCCATGTGTGTGAGGACGAATATCAgttgtttttccattttttctCAAGGCAAACTGACAAGCTGGA CGCCATGCTGGAGGGTCTATGCATGAGTCTATACGACGTCTTAAGACCACTGATCATTCATATTAATCACCTTGAGACATTAGCTGAGCTCTGCAGTATCCTTAAAATTGAGATGCTTCAAGACCATGTCCAGACCAACC CTGACGAACTGAAAGCTTTTGAGATGGTGAATCGTCAGATGTTGGAGGATGTTCAAGAACGCCTTGTGTATCGAGCAAGCATCTACGTTCAGACAGACATTCTAGCCTATAAACCTGCACCAGGAGATCTAGCCTATCCAGAAAAACTAGAAATGATGGAG AGCATCTCAGAGAGCATCAAAGAGAAGGAACGGGAGAAGGTGCTGTCCAGGAGGAGCTCTGCTTCCTCCTTGGGGTCCGCCACCAGCCAGGAGGTGGCAGCACTTAGCGGGATAGACCCGGCCTCCCCTCCTCAAGGAGACCAACCAGCACAGCAGGAGAACGTCAATGGAGCCACTCCTCAACGATCACTCA GTCGGAGCAGCAGTCAGATGATCCAACATTCAACGAACCTTTCACCCGCAGACCTCCACGGGATGTGGTACCCAACTGTTAGGAGGACGCTAGTGTGTCTCTCTAAGTTATACAGGTGTATTGAT AAAGCAATTTTCCAAGGTCTATCGCAAGAGACACTGCTATCCTGTATACAGAGTTTGGTTGTAGCTGAAATAGGCATCCAGAAACGCAAG ACTGAGCTGGATGGGTTGCTGTTTCTCATTAAGCATCTTCTGATCTTGAGGGAGCAGATCGCTCCGTTCCAAGTAGAGTTCTCAATCAAGGAAACGGCACTTGATTTCTCAACGATGAAAG TGGCAGCCTACAGTTTCCTTGGGAAGCGGTCACGGATGCTCTCATTCAACACTAACAATGCATTCCTGGAATTTCTCtttgag GGCGCCCCCAACGTCACCGAGCATTTTCTTGACTCTAAGAAAGACGTGGATACGCAACTGAAGAAGACGTGTGAGAGATTCATCAAGCTCGTCGCGGACTCCCTCGTATCAGAACTCTACTCATTCCTTACTAAG GCAACCGTCATCACCAGCATGAACAAACAAGACGAAGCACCGCAAGCATCTCTCAGGAAACAACCATTCGCAACTGCAG AGAAAGTTCATGAGGTGGTTGGCGCCACCTATAGGCAGGTGAAGTCCAGGTTACCAGCAATGTTCCGGAGTATGTCTCTCTACTTGGCCAATAAAGACACGGAGTATATACTCTTCAGACCCGTCAAG GGAAACATCCAGCAAGCTTACCAGCAGCTAGAAGCCATCGTCAAGGAGAACTACACGGAGGAGGATCAGCAAATCATTGGTTGCCCCTCCATGGAACAG
- the LOC117298921 gene encoding conserved oligomeric Golgi complex subunit 3-like isoform X1: MADTVRLFSAKIMREKLSCWDRKEDPKAPLSDAQKDSFMDLTASVSNRPLPIELPLDEPGSFTQQLSMSTSHIPSAGGDVLSDGFESLGMKEDKIENAQQFFAWFNKVESKMDHDEEISYRCYCDQLKDYRDQCDKVLDEVSDALTHLEELQKQYVHVSTKTNALHEACEESLQDQTSLVNKAETISGRLSYFNELERINQKLSSPTFSVTSESFVPMLTKLDECIAHISVNQYEDPYSDNSENVKPQYKETEVYQAKFKHCLSKALTVVRSSVFNILHNATQQVVPTKESPVAPSDNAFTLFYGKFRSNAPKVKGMMEQIELRLDKSPEYQTLLDDCHNFYLAKRHQLLAPSITAAVKELAAKHIRDHCALVRSGCAFMVHVCEDEYQLFFHFFSRQTDKLDAMLEGLCMSLYDVLRPLIIHINHLETLAELCSILKIEMLQDHVQTNPDELKAFEMVNRQMLEDVQERLVYRASIYVQTDILAYKPAPGDLAYPEKLEMMESISESIKEKEREKVLSRRSSASSLGSATSQEVAALSGIDPASPPQGDQPAQQENVNGATPQRSLSRSSSQMIQHSTNLSPADLHGMWYPTVRRTLVCLSKLYRCIDKAIFQGLSQETLLSCIQSLVVAEIGIQKRKTELDGLLFLIKHLLILREQIAPFQVEFSIKETALDFSTMKVAAYSFLGKRSRMLSFNTNNAFLEFLFEGAPNVTEHFLDSKKDVDTQLKKTCERFIKLVADSLVSELYSFLTKATVITSMNKQDEAPQASLRKQPFATAEKVHEVVGATYRQVKSRLPAMFRSMSLYLANKDTEYILFRPVKGNIQQAYQQLEAIVKENYTEEDQQIIGCPSMEQVNLLLSAAV; encoded by the exons ATGGCGGACACCGTGAGACTGTTTAGTGCGAAAATAATGCGAGAGAAACTGAGTTGTTGGGACAGAAAAGAAGACCCTAAAGCTCCTTTAAGTGATGCACAGAAAGACAGCTTCATGGACCTCACAGCCAGTGTTTCAAACCGGCCGTTGCCCATCGAg TTGCCCTTGGACGAACCTGGAAGCTTTACCCAGCAGCTCTCAATGTCAACATCCCATATTCCTTCAGCTGGAGGCGACGTCTTGTCCGATGGATTTGAATCACTCGGCATGAAAGAGGACAAAATTGAAAATGCACAGCAG TTCTTCGCCTGGTTCAACAAAGTGGAAAGCAAAATGGATCACGACGAAGAGATATCGTACAG ATGTTACTGCGATCAGTTGAAGGACTATCGAGACCAATGTGACAAAGTTCTTGATGAGGTCTCAGATGCTCTGACCCACCTAGAGGAGCTGCAGAAACAGTACGTCCACGTATCAACGAAGACCAACGCACTTCATGAGGCGTGCGAGGAGTCTTTACAAGACCAG ACGTCACTTGTAAACAAGGCAGAGACAATCAGTGGCAGATTGTCGTACTTCAACGAACTTGAAAGAATCAATCAG AAATTAAGTTCGCCCACCTTCTCTGTGACCAGCGAATCGTTTGTTCCCATGTTGACGAAACTGGATGAATGCATCGCTCATATCTCGGTCAAT CAATATGAGGACCCATATTCCGATAACAGTGAAAACGTCAAG CCCCAGTATAAGGAGACTGAAGTTTACCAGGCGAAGTTCAAGCACTGCCTCTCCAAAGCCTTAACTGTAGTCAGGTCCTCTGTTTTTAACATTCTACATAACGCCACACAGCAGGTTGTGCCAACCAAG GAATCCCCTGTAGCACCCTCTGATAATGCCTTCACTCTATTTTATGGTAAATTTCGGAGTAACGCGCCTAAGGTAAAAGGAATGATGGAACAGATCGAGTTGAGGCTGGACAAGAGCCCAGA GTACCAGACATTACTAGACGACTGCCATAATTTTTATCTAGCGAAACGTCATCAGCTTCTAGCACCAAGCATCACAGCAGCCGTCAAAGAGTTGGCTGCTAAGCACATCAGAGACCACTGTGCGCTG GTGCGTAGCGGTTGTGCATTCATGGTCCATGTGTGTGAGGACGAATATCAgttgtttttccattttttctCAAGGCAAACTGACAAGCTGGA CGCCATGCTGGAGGGTCTATGCATGAGTCTATACGACGTCTTAAGACCACTGATCATTCATATTAATCACCTTGAGACATTAGCTGAGCTCTGCAGTATCCTTAAAATTGAGATGCTTCAAGACCATGTCCAGACCAACC CTGACGAACTGAAAGCTTTTGAGATGGTGAATCGTCAGATGTTGGAGGATGTTCAAGAACGCCTTGTGTATCGAGCAAGCATCTACGTTCAGACAGACATTCTAGCCTATAAACCTGCACCAGGAGATCTAGCCTATCCAGAAAAACTAGAAATGATGGAG AGCATCTCAGAGAGCATCAAAGAGAAGGAACGGGAGAAGGTGCTGTCCAGGAGGAGCTCTGCTTCCTCCTTGGGGTCCGCCACCAGCCAGGAGGTGGCAGCACTTAGCGGGATAGACCCGGCCTCCCCTCCTCAAGGAGACCAACCAGCACAGCAGGAGAACGTCAATGGAGCCACTCCTCAACGATCACTCA GTCGGAGCAGCAGTCAGATGATCCAACATTCAACGAACCTTTCACCCGCAGACCTCCACGGGATGTGGTACCCAACTGTTAGGAGGACGCTAGTGTGTCTCTCTAAGTTATACAGGTGTATTGAT AAAGCAATTTTCCAAGGTCTATCGCAAGAGACACTGCTATCCTGTATACAGAGTTTGGTTGTAGCTGAAATAGGCATCCAGAAACGCAAG ACTGAGCTGGATGGGTTGCTGTTTCTCATTAAGCATCTTCTGATCTTGAGGGAGCAGATCGCTCCGTTCCAAGTAGAGTTCTCAATCAAGGAAACGGCACTTGATTTCTCAACGATGAAAG TGGCAGCCTACAGTTTCCTTGGGAAGCGGTCACGGATGCTCTCATTCAACACTAACAATGCATTCCTGGAATTTCTCtttgag GGCGCCCCCAACGTCACCGAGCATTTTCTTGACTCTAAGAAAGACGTGGATACGCAACTGAAGAAGACGTGTGAGAGATTCATCAAGCTCGTCGCGGACTCCCTCGTATCAGAACTCTACTCATTCCTTACTAAG GCAACCGTCATCACCAGCATGAACAAACAAGACGAAGCACCGCAAGCATCTCTCAGGAAACAACCATTCGCAACTGCAG AGAAAGTTCATGAGGTGGTTGGCGCCACCTATAGGCAGGTGAAGTCCAGGTTACCAGCAATGTTCCGGAGTATGTCTCTCTACTTGGCCAATAAAGACACGGAGTATATACTCTTCAGACCCGTCAAG GGAAACATCCAGCAAGCTTACCAGCAGCTAGAAGCCATCGTCAAGGAGAACTACACGGAGGAGGATCAGCAAATCATTGGTTGCCCCTCCATGGAACAG
- the LOC117298500 gene encoding presenilins-associated rhomboid-like protein, mitochondrial translates to MMSVTSVVRLLTRKSCVKCGSKQVQPHRFFKREAGDGGRIKTTKAKKKIVDAKFNEKGSLEKFEVQYDSNHVIVPYRSLLKPFGFACLFTGCSFAGAAIWQYEGLRSKALETFKRQLGRHTSSIPKAGELRQRVNQWFGSLSGTEKVTLGIVAANIAVFACWRIPAMQFFMIKWFSASPASSAVCLPMVLSTFSQYSFWHLAVNMYVLWSFAPGIGMALGKEQFLAMYLSSGVWASFASYALKVATCKYHPSLGASGAIMAVLAAVCTQYPDSRLAIVFLPFITFSAGSALKFLIGMESMGVVMGWQFFDHAAHLAGLLCGCYYMSYGHKQIWQKREPLMSAWHKYRGPKEI, encoded by the exons ATGATGTCTGTGACTTCTGTTGTGAGGTTATTAACGAGAAAGAGCTGTGTAAAATGCGG ATCAAAACAAGTTCAGCCTCACAGGTTTTTCAAGAGGGAGGCTGGCGATGGAGGAAGAATAAAGACCACAAAGGCTAAGAAGAAGATCGTTGATGCAAAGTTTAACGAGAAGGGAAGTTTAGAGAAGTTTGAAGTTCAGTATGATTCCAACCATGTGATAGTTCCCTACAGGTCTCTTCTCAAGCCGTTTGGCTTTGCTTGTTTG TTCACTGGATGCAGCTTTGCTGGTGCCGCTATTTGGCAGTATGAAGGTTTACGCTCCAAGGCTCTGGAGACATTTAAAAGGCAACTTGGACGACACACAAGTAGTATTCCCAAGGCTGGTGAACTTAGGCAGAGG GTAAACCAATGGTTTGGAAGCTTATCCGGTACAGAGAAGGTGACGTTAGGGATAGTGGCTGCAAACATCGCTGTCTTTGCCTGTTGGAGAATACCAGCCATGCAGTTCTTTATGATCAAGTGGTTCAGTGCCTCACCTGCCTCAA gtGCTGTATGTCTACCTATGGTGCTTTCCACCTTCAGCCAATACTCCTTCTGGCATCTTGCAGTCAACATGTACGTCTTGTGGAGTTTTGCTCCTGGTATAGGCATGGCACTAGGAAAGGAGCAGTTTCTTGCCATGTATCTAAGCTCAG GTGTTTGGGCGTCGTTTGCCAGCTATGCACTCAAAGTAGCCACCTGCAAGTATCATCCTTCCCTAGGCGCT TCTGGTGCCATCATGGCGGTTCTTGCAGCAGTGTGCACACAGTACCCTGACTCTAGGCTTGCTATCGTCTTCCTACCCTTCATCACATTCTCAGCAGGATCA GCCTTGAAGTTTCTCATCGGGATGGAGTCCATGGGTGTCGTAATGGGATGGCAATTCTTTGATCATGCAGCTCATCTCGCTGGCCTACTGTGTGGATG TTACTACATGTCCTACGGCCACAAGCAAATTTGGCAGAAGAGAGAACCTTTGATGAGTGCGTGGCACAAGTACAGAGGACCCAAGGAGATTTGA